The DNA window CTTCCCCTGATAAAAATCCAGTATCTTCAATCTAAAAATAAACTCATACTTTGCCTGAACCAGATCAGATTCTGCTTTTGTAAGGTTATTCTTAGCAATATTATAATCAACGGTGTTAACCATGTTTTGATTATAACGTACTTCCGTATCTTTAAAAACCTTTCGCTGCGCTTCCACCTGATTTTTGGAAGCGATGTATTTTTTATCAACAGCCTTAGCATTGGCAGAGGCTTGCTGGATCTCTTTTCTTAATTGATTCCTTGTATTGACTGCCTCAAATTCCGCATTTTTTTGAGAAATGATTGCTTTGCTCGTAGCAGTACGGGTCTGCAGCCTGTTAAAGATCGGGAGAGATAGATTAAAGTTTAATGATTGGCTAAAATTATCATTAAACTGATCGGAAAAAGGAATTTTTTCAAATAAGATTTCACTACCAATGGGTATTGTAACAGATTTGCTGGGATCATTGGTTAAAAATCCGATTGAATCAAATTTTAATTGACCATTTATAACATTTTCCCTCGCGCTGGAATATCCTGTATACATAGCTCCACTCAAACTTAACCTTGGAAAATTAGACCCTCTGGAAATTGCAATCCCTTTTTCAGCGCTTGCTACTTTTAGGTCAGCGCTTTTAATTTCCGGCATGATCTGTTCAGCTGTATTAAAAATGTTTTTATCGATCCCGGTAAAATTAATTTTTTCTATACCTGAAAAATCGAGTCTAAAAATGTCAAAATTTTCATACGATCCCAGGTCTAAAAACTGTGCGAGATTAAGCTTTGATATATCTAACTGGTTTTCAGCATTCACTAATGT is part of the Cytophagales bacterium genome and encodes:
- a CDS encoding TolC family protein — translated: MCFKKYFAFTACLLIQTFSAIAQEDVPQSPGFVPPGLPGGTGGTGEIKKWTFKQCVDHALQNNIRIKQSELNVAISEANLSQSMANFLPDLNGGASHGYNFGRSIDPFTNQFTTDRIQSNNFSLNSSVTLFSGFQNLNSWKQSKTDLEASQFDSQKAKNDIILAVADAYLQILFSGELFENAAIQLVTSQKQLERTGKLVNAGSLPESNFFEMKAQVAQDELTLVNAENQLDISKLNLAQFLDLGSYENFDIFRLDFSGIEKINFTGIDKNIFNTAEQIMPEIKSADLKVASAEKGIAISRGSNFPRLSLSGAMYTGYSSARENVINGQLKFDSIGFLTNDPSKSVTIPIGSEILFEKIPFSDQFNDNFSQSLNFNLSLPIFNRLQTRTATSKAIISQKNAEFEAVNTRNQLRKEIQQASANAKAVDKKYIASKNQVEAQRKVFKDTEVRYNQNMVNTVDYNIAKNNLTKAESDLVQAKYEFIFRLKILDFYQGKEISF